One segment of Prionailurus bengalensis isolate Pbe53 chromosome X, Fcat_Pben_1.1_paternal_pri, whole genome shotgun sequence DNA contains the following:
- the LOC122476981 gene encoding polyadenylate-binding protein 5 produces the protein MGSGEPNPAGKKKKYLKAALYVGDLDPDVTEDMLYKKFRPAGPLRFTRICRDPVTRSPLGYGYVNFRFPADAEWALNTMNFDLINGKPFRLMWSQPDDRLRKSGVGNIFIKNLDKSIDNRALFYLFSAFGNILSCKVVCDDNGSKGYAYVHFDSLAAANRAIWHMNGVRLNNRQVYVGRFKFPEERAAEVRTKDRATFTNVFVKNFGDDMDDEKLKEIFSGYGPTESVKVIRDASGKSKGFGFVRYETHEAAQKAVLDLHGKSINGKVLYVGRAQKKIERLAELRRRFERLRLKEKSRPPGVPIYIKNLDETIDDEKLKEEFSSFGSISRAKVMVEVGQGKGFGVVCFSSFEDATKAVDEMNGRTVGSKPLHVTLGQARRRW, from the coding sequence ATGGGGAGTGGAGAGCCTAATCCTgctggcaagaaaaagaagtaccTCAAGGCTGCCCTGTACGTGGGTGACTTGGACCCAGATGTTACTGAGGACATGTTATATAAAAAGTTCAGGCCTGCTGGCCCTCTGCGCTTCACCCGAATCTGCCGTGACCCTGTGACCCGCAGCCCCCTGGGCTATGGCTATGTTAACTTCCGCTTTCCTGCAGATGCTGAGTGGGCCCTGAATACCATGAATTTTGATTTGATTAATGGCAAACCTTTCCGCCTCATGTGGTCTCAGCCAGATGACCGCTTAAGAAAGTCTGGAGTTGGAAATATATTCATCAAAAACCTGGACAAATCCATAGATAATAGggcccttttttatttattttctgcttttgggAACATTCTCTCCTGCAAAGTCGTATGTGATGACAATGGCTCTAAGGGTTATGCCTATGTGCACTTCGACAGCCTGGCCGCTGCCAATAGAGCCATCTGGCATATGAATGGGGTGCGGCTCAACAACCGCCAGGTGTATGTTGGTAGATTCAAATTCCCAGAAGAGAGGGCAGCTGAAGTCAGAACCAAGGATAGAGCAACTTTCACTAATGTTTTTGTTAAAAACTTCGGAGATGACATGGATGatgaaaaactgaaggaaatctTTAGTGGATATGGGCCAACTGAGAGTGTTAAGGTAATAAGAGATGCTAGTGGGAAATCTAAGGGCTTTGGATTTGTGAGGTATGAGACGCACGAGGCTGCCCAAAAGGCTGTGTTAGACCTGCATGGAAAGTCCATCAATGGGAAAGTTCTATACGTAGGGCGAGCACAGAAGAAAATTGAACGATTGGCTGAGTTAAGACGAAGATTTGAACGGctgagattaaaagaaaaaagtcggCCTCCGGGGGTGCCTATCTATATTAAGAACCTGGATGAGACCATCGATGAtgaaaaactgaaggaagaattttcttcctttggatCAATTAGCCGGGCCAAAGTGATGGTGGAAGTAGGGCAAGGCAAAGGGTTTGGTGTTGTCTGCTTCTCCTCTTTTGAAGATGCTACCAAAGCAGTGGATGAGATGAATGGTCGCACAGTGGGCTCCAAGCCCCTGCATGTCACCCTGGGCCAGGCCAGGCGCAGGTGGTGA